The following are encoded together in the Macrobrachium rosenbergii isolate ZJJX-2024 chromosome 21, ASM4041242v1, whole genome shotgun sequence genome:
- the LOC136849976 gene encoding uncharacterized protein: MKLAYLLLAYLLTEVWVTGTHVHSREKKTSLESHRGNVSASTPLHDAEDEVRISSSVGGAERAEEGDLKNKTMQLHDDDDAYVPGNSFRKNSERTTEHEIDDKSTIQSNKTPPLQLPSTSVANNDSVSDVSFNHGEPEIPVKKCCGNSEFFSLETQSCEDAGSSTEEFTVHVQEMLRQNLTTKLKASFGLISKCPGTGDSPYVSEVKNGDYFLETSGHIMDTAEGVELDLEHYCLELGVSRQKGLKTSVLLLSNCPPVKKEETAEALIATPIRKCCEEQDFFSIQSQQCESAGGNPGFLTTIKKTFAEEDSLTTFNAVTGIIRKCPNSGSPPQVTEVNSFSHTLLPNGVIKDSYSSVVYDQDHYCLELASASHDSLVDAPVVLAYCSPQKESSLSSSLEGTVVRKCCADNEHFNTLIHQCELRKSGNNFQSYVESVISVSEYNLSFVHGKMRWCPNTQGFPVFSKIASGTHAISPNGHLIELTSGAEYDHENYCVDMAVGSSDDPDSSVFVAAYCPKDTSQTPIRKCCSLNQYFDNHTLTCNDRTGDMSNYNNLIRDFSHGSLPSTRISVGKLKCKSSMVKRTNANEMYLDKTGQICEHSSVTCYPPSSYCIEHFGTSSSSELESGAFICPANVFWKCCPANEVLSDDGCVKPQHYFTESSHLSQLKELLLPRTGFPMTEGQKCDSISVSPSESDLRWWVNKYGELSLTTTHGEITTEKYCLDDFEGKDRTKEIVIMLCRREAQQLLPRSTADQFTSTSSTSIGKCCPLGQHLNGDFSCVDNSLHINLFGENELITTNVTDIIFTSFPVCQQGPSYHIYPFGHRENEDYATLILTNTMNIVYNDDRGCEYRHTLKSSEYCIDDHFTGGRTDAIVAVCPNQSQDPTAFPNKYKIVLVLASISCIALIITTVYLIIMRVKKTQEKMNKAEKLSGNLQLSFAFSNLMAFLLLAVGMQASLNAGPLCYAYASLLMFFLLASTMWNTSICLESFLHKMRVKTSENIRYLGHLLWAWGVPGAVTTIGLALDLNRDSLPCSTVIPKFGVYQCFFSDPTAKLVYLYLPMFVSVCANVALLLLTKYLNTQKVKRLSMKLRARSSIGFAGAAADETEKDKTEAGNRPSKQTSLQFDNEYLGIGAKESKWTKYLKLITWSGVTWIFEFASFLIESDEPSDSWYSYLWYIPSSINALRGIALLLVMVVLMPGHREVMKGFCRRLVSR; encoded by the exons ATGAAACTAGCGTATTTACTGCTCGCTTACCTCCTCACCGAGGTCTGGGTGACTGGCACTCACGTCCATTCTCGAGAGAAGAAGACCAGCTTAGAATCCCACAGAGGAAACGTATCCGCAAGTACCCCACTGCATGATGCTGAAGATGAAGTTCGCATTTCGTCCTCAGTAGGTGGCGCTGAAAGAGCAGAGGAGGGcgacttgaaaaacaaaacaatgcagttgcatgatgatgatgatgcttatgtACCAGGCAATTCGTTTCGCAAAAACAGTGAAAGGACAACTGAACATGAAATAGACGACAAAAGTACAATTCAATCTAATAAAACGCCCCCACTTCAGTTACCATCCACATCAGTTGCTAATAACGACTCTGTCTCCGATGTGAGTTTCAATCATGGAGAGCCTGAGATTCCTGTTAAGAAATGTTGCGGAAATAGTGAATTTTTCAGTTTAGAAACTCAGAGCTGCGAAGATGCTGGAAGTAGTACAGAAGAATTCACGGTGCATGTTCAAGAAATGTTACGGCAGAACTTAACTACTAAGCTGAAAGCTTCATTTGGTTTAATTTCTAAATGTCCTGGGACAGGCGATTCACCATATGTTAGCGAAGTGAAAAACGGTGATTACTTTCTAGAAACATCGGGTCATATCATGGACACAGCTGAAGGAGTAGAATTAGATCTGGAACATTACTGCTTGGAGCTGGGCGTGTCAAGACAGAAAGGTTTAAAGACGTCAGTATTACTGCTATCCAACTGTCCGCCAGTTAAGAAGGAAGAAACCGCAGAGGCTTTGATCGCGACCCCCATCAGAAAGTGCTGCGAGGAGCAGGATTTCTTCAGCATTCAGAGTCAGCAATGTGAATCAGCAGGTGGAAACCCTGGCTTCCTTACCACCATTAAGAAAACATTCGCTGAGGAAGACTCGCTCACTACCTTCAACGCCGTCACGGGGATTATAAGAAAATGCCCCAATTCGGGAAGTCCTCCCCAGGTGACTGAGGTGAACTCATTCAGCCATACATTGCTCCCAAATGGTGTAATAAAGGATAGTTACTCGTCCGTCGTTTACGATCAAGATCATTACTGCTTGGAATTAGCCTCTGCTTCTCATGACAGCCTTGTGGATGCTCCAGTTGTTTTGGCTTACTGCTCACCTCAGAAGGAAAGTAGCCTCAGTTCTTCTCTTGAAGGAACGGTAGTGAGGAAATGTTGCGCGGACAATGAGCATTTTAACACCCTCATCCACCAGTGTGAATTGAGGAAGAGTGGAAATAACTTCCAGTCATATGTAGAAAGTGTAATCAGTGTCTCGGAATATAACCTAAGCTTTGTCCATGGCAAGATGAGATGGTGCCCAAACACCCAAGGTTTCCCAGTATTCAGCAAGATAGCATCTGGTACCCATGCTATCTCACCCAATGGACATTTGATTGAACTAACATCTGGTGCCGAGTATGACCATGAAAACTACTGTGTAGACATGGCAGTAGGTTCCTCTGATGACCCCGACAGTTCCGTTTTTGTAGCTGCTTACTGTCCGAAAGATACCTCTCAAACACCAATTAGAAAGTGCTGTAGCCTAAATCAGTATTTTGACAATCATACTCTAACATGCAATGACCGCACTGGAGATATGAGCAACTACAATAATCTGATTCGTGACTTTTCACACGGAAGCCTCCCATCCACTCGAATCTCGGTGGGAAAACTGAAATGTAAATCTAGCATGGTGAAAAGAACCAATGCAAATGAGATGTATTTGGATAAGACAGGACAGATCTGTGAGCATTCGAGTGTTACTTGTTACCCACCTTCATCCTACTGCATAGAGCACTTTGGAACGAGCTCAAGCTCAGAGCTGGAAAGTGGTGCTTTTATTTGCCCAGCAAATGTTTTTTGGAAATGTTGTCCAGCTAATGAAGTGTTATCAGACGATGGCTGTGTAAAACCACAGCATTATTTTACTGAGTCTTCCCACCTGAGTCAACTCAAAGAGCTCTTGTTGCCCAGAACTGGATTCCCCATGACTGAAGGTCAGAAGTGTGACTCAATCTCTGTAAGTCCTTCAGAGAGTGACCTTCGCTGGTGGGTCAACAAGTATGGAGAACTCTCATTAACTACTACTCATGGAGAGAtcactacagaaaaatattgctTAGATGACTTTGAAGGAAAAGACAGGACAAAAGAGATTGTTATCATGTTGTGCCGCAGAGAAGCACAACAACTGCTGCCTAGATCAACAGCTGACCAATTTACCAGTACCAGCTCCACTTCCATTGGTAAATGCTGTCCACTTGGGCAACATCTGAATGGAGACTTTTCTTGCGTTGATAACTCTCTACATATTAACCTCTTTGGAGAAAATGAACTTATAACTACTAATGTTACAGACATAATATTCACTTCTTTTCCTGTTTGCCAGCAAGGTCCATCTTACCACATCTATCCATTTGGTCACAGAGAAAATGAAGATTATGCCACCTTAATCCTGACAAACACGATGAACATTGTTTACAATGATGATCGTGGCTGTGAATATCGACACACCCTCAAGAGCAGTGAATACTGCATCGACGACCACTTTACGGGAGGTCGCACGGACGCCATTGTCGCTGTGTGCCCTAATCAGTCTCAAGATCCCACAGCTTTtcctaataaatataaaatcgttCTTGTCCTGGCTAGTATTTCCTGCATCGCACTAATTATTACCACAGTATATCTGATCATCATGAGGGTTAAGAAGACacaagaaaagatgaataaa GCCGAAAAACTCTCAGGAAACTTACAGCTGAGCTTCGCGTTTTCCAACCTGATGGCATTCTTACTCCTGGCTGTAGGAATGCAAGCGTCTCTTAATGCAGGTCCGCTTTGCTACGCTTATG CTTCTCTACTGATGTTCTTCCTTCTGGCATCTACTATGTGGAACACATCCATCTGCCTAGaatcttttcttcataaaat GAGGGTGAAGACCTCAGAAAACATCAGGTACTTGGGTCACTTGCTGTGGGCCTGGGGTGTGCCAGGTGCCGTCACAACAATCGGCTTGGCTCTAGACCTTAACAGGGACAGTTTGCCTTGCTCGACAGTCATCCCCAAATTTGGCGTTTATCAGTGCTTCTTCTCGG ACCCAACCGCGAAACTGGTGTACCTCTACTTGCCTATGTTCGTCTCTGTCTGTGCCAATGTGGCCTTGCTCCTACTGACGAAATACCTGAACACGCAGAAGGTGAAAAGGCTCTCCATGAAGCTCAGAGCTAGGTCTAGCATCGGATTTGCTGGCGCTG ctGCTGATGAGACAGAAAAAGATAAGACAGAGGCGGGAAATAGGCCTAGCAAACAGACATCTCTCCAGTTTGACAACGAGTACCTGGGAATCGGCGCAAAAGAGAGCAA GTggacaaaatacttaaaactcATCACGTGGTCTGGTGTCACCTGGATATTCGAATTCGCCAGTTTCCTGATAGAATCTGATGAACCTTCGGATTCGTGGTACAGCTACTTGTGGTACATACCCAGTTCCATCAATGCCCTGAGGGGCATCGCACTCCTCCTCGTCATGGTGGTACTAATGCCTGGACATCGTGAAGTCATGAAAGGTTTCTGCAGGCGTTTGGTGTCGCGGTAA